Proteins from a single region of Apium graveolens cultivar Ventura chromosome 7, ASM990537v1, whole genome shotgun sequence:
- the LOC141674896 gene encoding uncharacterized protein LOC141674896 — MKIPTGQLKKLDDRSKAVIIWVENLELRPYCLYDPVSKQVRVSRDVVFEEKKMWSWDQLEEGHQTQQNYFTIFGFEFEDPNRNEEVEEPEIPSQEATPTSVSTQVFGISGGDSSVVSSEPRKFRSLDDIYNNTEIVELDYELLLIGMDEPLNYDQASRKKEWKNAMKSELEAVERNETWTLTSCHQVYVSQPEGFVKPGQEHMVYKLHKALYGLRQAPRVRYSKLSKCLESMGLKRCPYEHDVYTKKEEGVVLIVAVYVDDLLGDLGESFDMSDLGTLSYYLGIEVEQEMGTLSLNKQHMPRKF, encoded by the exons ATGAAAATTCCTACTGGGCAGCTGAAGAAACTAGATGACCGCAGCAAAGCAGTGATAATTTGGGTAGAGAATCTGGAACTAAGGCCCTATTGCTTATATGATCCCGTGTCCAAGCAAGTGCGCGTTAGTCGTGACGTGGTTTTTGAAGAGAAGAAAATGTGGTCGTGGGATCAGCTTGAAGAAGGACACCAAACACAGCAGAATTATTTTACGATTTTTGGTTTTGAGTTTGAGGACCCCAATAGAAATGAGGAAGTAGAGG AACCAGAAATCCCTTCACAGGAAGCAACACCTACGTCAGTCTCAACACAAGTTTTTGGCATCTCTGGTGGTGACAGTTCTGTTGTTAGTAGTGAACCTCGAAAATTCAGGAGTCTTGATGATATTTACAATAATACAGAGATAGTCGAATTAGATTATGAGTTGTTGCTTATAGGCATGGATGAACCACTAAACTATGATCAAGCATCAAGGAAGAAGGAATGGAAAAATGCTATGAAATCGGAATTGGAGGCAGTTGAAAGAAACGAGACCTGGACACTGACAAGCTGCCACCAG GTTTATGTATCgcaacctgagggttttgtaaAGCCTGGACAGGAACACATGGTTTACAAGCTACACAAGGCTTTGTACGGCCTTCGTCAAGCTCCTCGAGTCAGGTACTCGAAGCTGAGTAAATGCCTGGAGAGCATGGGTTTAAAAAGGTGTCCTTACGAACATGATGTTTACACTAAAAAGGAAGAAGGAGTGGTGTTGATCGTAGCAGTCTATGTTGATGACTTGCTAGGTGACTTGGGTGAGTCTTTTGATATGAGCGATCTGGGTACTCTCTCTTACTACCTGGGAATCGAGGTTGAGCAGGAAATGGGTACATTGAGCTTAAACaagcagcatatgccaagaaagTTTTAG